One stretch of Chitinophaga pendula DNA includes these proteins:
- a CDS encoding S66 family peptidase: MKLIAPKGLHEGDKVATISMSWGGAGELPHRYRKGKERLNQVFNLEVSETKHALQSAKWLYNNPEARANDLMDAFSDPSIKAIISNIGGDDSVRILKYIDLNVIKDNPKIFLGFSDSTVTHFICLKAGLGSFYGTSLLVGFAENHAMHEYQINDIRRTLFSSSIIGQIHPNEEGWTTEFLDWFDISLQNIGRTLTPATGWNFLRGNTIVQGRLIGGCFEVLEMLKGTDYWPDLEVWKDSILFFETSEDKPKPEYIRWWLRNYASRGILKNAKGIIFGRPYDNLYTEEYESEFLKVLDEEELYDLPVITRMDFGHTCPTFTIPYGRLAEINCIDKTFSILESGVS, translated from the coding sequence ATGAAATTAATTGCGCCAAAAGGTCTACACGAGGGAGATAAAGTTGCCACTATTTCTATGTCTTGGGGAGGTGCTGGCGAATTACCACACCGATATCGAAAAGGAAAAGAACGACTGAATCAGGTTTTTAATCTTGAAGTCAGCGAAACCAAACATGCGTTGCAATCTGCTAAATGGCTCTACAACAATCCCGAAGCGAGGGCTAATGATTTGATGGATGCATTTTCAGATCCTTCTATTAAGGCTATTATTTCGAATATTGGAGGAGATGATAGTGTCCGGATACTCAAATATATTGATCTAAATGTTATTAAAGATAATCCGAAAATATTCTTGGGATTTTCTGATAGTACCGTTACTCACTTTATCTGCCTTAAAGCTGGGTTAGGTTCTTTTTACGGGACTTCTCTACTAGTAGGGTTTGCAGAAAATCATGCGATGCATGAATACCAGATAAATGATATCAGGAGAACCCTGTTTTCTTCCTCCATAATTGGACAGATACATCCAAACGAGGAAGGCTGGACAACAGAATTTCTGGATTGGTTTGACATTAGTTTGCAGAATATAGGAAGAACTTTGACCCCGGCTACCGGGTGGAACTTCCTAAGAGGAAATACTATTGTACAAGGCCGCTTGATTGGCGGTTGTTTCGAGGTGCTGGAAATGCTTAAAGGAACGGATTATTGGCCGGATTTGGAGGTTTGGAAAGACAGCATATTGTTTTTTGAGACCTCAGAAGACAAGCCGAAACCAGAATATATCAGATGGTGGTTAAGAAATTACGCAAGCAGGGGAATACTCAAAAATGCAAAAGGGATTATTTTTGGAAGACCCTATGATAATTTATATACGGAAGAATATGAATCTGAATTTTTAAAGGTACTGGATGAAGAAGAGCTATATGATTTACCTGTCATTACCCGCATGGATTTTGGTCATACCTGCCCTACCTTCACAATTCCATACGGAAGGTTAGCAGAGATCAATTGTATTGATAAAACTTTTTCAATACTGGAAAGTGGGGTCAGCTAG
- a CDS encoding glycosyltransferase family 2 protein, which produces MDQTQHPEVSIIIPCYNHGHFLEDALSSLEENGLTAISEVIIVNDGSTDVNTISKLKELEARGWRVIHQENGGLSAARNTGISASTTDYILPLDADNKLTKMYPTKGIQIMKDHPEVSVVYGDATYFGSKTGLWKNQPWNLQRLMLSNFIDACALIRKKDLVEVGGYTKKENGWEDWNLWLNLAFKGKKFYYLPEVCFEYRVVEQSMVRSLNRQKNWSNATLEQILESNRPYTDPAALEEYIIDQYKKNPIGYSIKLFLKAYLPGWYNYLYKKKLVRKHF; this is translated from the coding sequence ATGGATCAAACGCAGCATCCCGAGGTTTCAATCATCATACCCTGTTATAATCATGGGCACTTTCTTGAAGACGCACTTAGCAGTCTGGAAGAAAATGGTCTTACTGCTATTAGTGAGGTGATCATTGTTAATGATGGCAGTACAGATGTCAATACCATATCCAAACTCAAAGAGCTAGAAGCTCGAGGCTGGCGGGTTATTCACCAGGAGAATGGGGGATTATCTGCTGCGCGGAATACAGGCATTAGTGCCAGTACTACGGACTACATCCTTCCTTTGGATGCGGACAATAAGTTGACAAAAATGTACCCCACCAAGGGTATACAAATAATGAAAGACCATCCTGAGGTGAGTGTGGTATATGGAGATGCTACCTATTTTGGCTCAAAAACCGGTCTCTGGAAAAATCAGCCTTGGAATCTACAAAGACTCATGTTAAGTAATTTTATTGATGCTTGTGCGCTAATACGAAAAAAAGATCTCGTTGAAGTAGGTGGATACACGAAAAAAGAGAATGGTTGGGAAGATTGGAACTTATGGTTGAATCTGGCTTTTAAGGGTAAGAAATTTTACTATCTGCCCGAGGTGTGTTTTGAATATAGAGTTGTTGAACAATCAATGGTCAGATCCCTCAATCGGCAGAAAAATTGGTCCAATGCCACATTGGAACAAATATTGGAAAGTAACAGGCCATATACTGATCCTGCAGCCCTGGAGGAATATATCATCGATCAGTACAAAAAAAATCCAATTGGATATTCTATCAAGCTATTCCTGAAAGCCTACCTACCCGGATGGTATAACTACCTATACAAGAAAAAACTTGTCCGTAAGCATTTTTAA
- a CDS encoding class I SAM-dependent methyltransferase, giving the protein MREENLQRLSGFTTNLNDPYYLHYKFLFRDIIAATKEYAKGEVFDIGCGNKPYAPLFTHCSKYDGCDIIQSSGHQVDILCPCTDIPLADNSYDTIFTTQVMEHVAEHQKMLSEAYRIVRPGGYIILTAPMYWHHHEEPYDFFRFTRYGMEHLFTKAGFTELQIIPNGGKWALTGQALLNSIRSSLYGSKKSLTRKILKAGFILFRIKWLINIFYGMLEKYDTDHSSTLNFLVVGKKPSL; this is encoded by the coding sequence ATGCGAGAAGAGAACCTTCAAAGACTAAGTGGTTTTACCACCAATCTAAATGATCCATACTATTTACATTATAAATTCCTTTTCCGGGATATCATTGCTGCAACGAAAGAGTATGCAAAAGGGGAAGTGTTTGATATCGGCTGTGGTAATAAACCTTATGCACCCTTATTTACTCATTGCAGTAAGTATGATGGCTGTGATATTATTCAGTCGTCAGGACATCAGGTAGATATATTATGTCCGTGTACAGATATCCCCTTGGCAGACAATAGTTATGACACGATCTTTACCACGCAGGTGATGGAGCACGTAGCAGAACACCAAAAGATGTTATCGGAGGCTTACCGTATTGTACGCCCTGGCGGGTATATTATTTTAACCGCACCAATGTACTGGCATCACCATGAAGAGCCTTATGATTTCTTCCGCTTTACCCGTTATGGCATGGAGCATTTGTTTACAAAGGCAGGCTTCACAGAATTACAGATTATCCCGAATGGCGGCAAATGGGCACTTACCGGGCAGGCATTACTAAACAGTATACGGAGCAGCCTATACGGTTCAAAGAAATCACTTACCCGTAAAATTCTTAAAGCAGGATTTATCCTGTTCCGTATAAAATGGCTGATCAATATCTTCTATGGTATGTTGGAGAAATATGATACAGATCATAGCTCCACACTTAACTTCCTGGTCGTCGGGAAAAAACCAAGCCTATAA
- a CDS encoding glycosyltransferase produces the protein MIPNIFHFVFGMSPDFGGKPFSLVHYLAIKSAIEVNKPEKVLFHYQYEPSGEWWDKIKPYLTLNKIVAPEEIFGNKLCHVAHKADVIRLQMLQEYGGIYLDCDVICIKPFRDFYTHEFVIGQQYKPKYVFYNSWLLRIGTAIRRMNLKAFREAEIEGLCNAVMMSQPHSRFIDLWIDSYHTFRSKGKDDIYWGEHSVFVPLALAEKHPSFVHITNARSFHFPLYNKLGLKYLFEKKAVFPEAYAHHVWESHSWKDLQQLTPEYIKTKDTTYNLIARRFL, from the coding sequence ATGATACCCAATATTTTTCATTTTGTTTTTGGTATGTCTCCTGACTTCGGAGGCAAACCATTTTCTTTGGTCCATTACCTGGCGATAAAGTCAGCTATCGAGGTAAATAAGCCCGAGAAAGTTTTATTTCACTACCAATATGAACCGTCAGGAGAGTGGTGGGACAAGATAAAGCCTTATTTAACGCTTAATAAAATAGTAGCTCCGGAGGAAATTTTTGGCAATAAGTTATGCCATGTAGCGCATAAGGCAGATGTGATCAGATTACAGATGTTACAGGAATATGGAGGAATTTATCTGGATTGTGATGTGATCTGTATCAAACCCTTCCGGGATTTCTATACGCATGAATTTGTTATAGGACAGCAATACAAGCCTAAGTATGTATTTTATAATTCCTGGCTGCTCCGTATAGGAACAGCTATCCGTCGTATGAATCTCAAAGCCTTCAGGGAGGCAGAAATAGAAGGGCTTTGCAATGCTGTGATGATGAGTCAGCCACATAGTCGCTTTATCGATCTTTGGATCGATTCGTATCATACCTTTCGTTCCAAAGGCAAAGATGATATCTATTGGGGAGAGCATTCTGTTTTTGTCCCGCTGGCCTTGGCAGAGAAACATCCATCCTTTGTGCATATTACCAATGCACGTAGTTTCCATTTTCCACTATATAACAAACTTGGTTTGAAATACCTGTTTGAGAAAAAGGCCGTATTTCCCGAAGCTTATGCACATCATGTATGGGAATCACATTCCTGGAAAGATCTGCAGCAGCTGACACCCGAGTATATCAAGACAAAAGATACCACTTACAACCTGATTGCCCGGCGATTTTTATAG
- a CDS encoding glycosyltransferase, with product MIRILEIAPYKYLPARTGGEIGIADFATYLGRYSELTVASVTANKPEGPLPYQLWKLFRDSRFRYLNPFYIGPLKQAIRNQQIDLLLIEHPYMGWMAVWLQALTGCSFVIHSRNIEGLRFKTMGKKWWLLLQAYEKWVHRKAAFSFFISQDDAEEATSRYNLDPKKVGVATHGITPPVTIPDKQMLRQQLIRDHQLPADVVIYTFNGALGYLPNQQAVRMITDKIYPLLEQRTNRPYVILISGKGLSADVVEKINQTNGKIIYTGFVPSIGDYLAGSDMFINPVVEGGGVKTKVLEALAWQKTVVSTASGALGIHTAVCGSKLKIAGDDQWEDFIALMLDLRDIDMEVPSAYFEYYSNDNIARSAIAVMQSLVH from the coding sequence TTGATTCGTATACTTGAAATAGCACCGTATAAATATTTACCTGCACGCACGGGGGGAGAGATCGGCATCGCTGACTTTGCCACATATCTGGGACGTTACAGTGAACTGACAGTAGCTTCCGTCACGGCTAATAAGCCGGAGGGTCCCCTTCCCTATCAATTATGGAAATTATTCCGTGATAGCCGTTTCCGTTATCTCAATCCTTTTTATATCGGACCACTTAAACAAGCAATACGTAACCAACAGATCGACCTGTTACTGATAGAACATCCGTACATGGGTTGGATGGCAGTTTGGCTGCAAGCACTTACCGGTTGCAGCTTTGTTATTCACTCCCGTAATATCGAAGGACTGCGTTTTAAGACTATGGGGAAAAAATGGTGGCTACTGCTACAGGCATATGAAAAATGGGTGCACCGGAAAGCCGCTTTTAGTTTCTTTATCAGCCAGGATGACGCCGAAGAGGCGACCAGCAGATATAACCTGGATCCCAAAAAAGTTGGTGTAGCGACACATGGTATCACCCCTCCGGTTACTATACCAGATAAACAAATGTTGCGGCAGCAACTGATCCGTGATCATCAGCTACCCGCAGATGTAGTGATCTATACGTTCAACGGCGCATTAGGATACCTTCCCAATCAACAAGCTGTCAGGATGATCACAGATAAGATCTATCCTTTACTCGAACAACGGACTAACAGACCATATGTAATCCTCATCAGTGGAAAGGGACTTTCTGCTGACGTGGTGGAGAAAATCAATCAAACGAATGGTAAAATCATCTACACTGGCTTTGTGCCGAGTATAGGAGATTACTTGGCCGGCTCCGATATGTTTATTAATCCTGTTGTCGAAGGCGGGGGAGTGAAAACGAAGGTGCTCGAAGCGCTGGCGTGGCAGAAAACCGTTGTTTCCACCGCCAGTGGTGCACTTGGCATCCATACGGCGGTATGCGGATCTAAACTGAAGATCGCGGGTGATGATCAATGGGAAGATTTTATTGCCCTGATGTTGGATCTACGGGATATCGATATGGAAGTACCATCCGCTTATTTCGAATACTATAGCAATGATAATATTGCCCGTTCGGCAATAGCAGTTATGCAATCGCTTGTCCATTGA
- a CDS encoding DsbA family protein: MTNKTEKVDNQIQNTPPVVEGKLGIVYYTDPLCCWSWVFEPVWEALQTMLAEQATFRYCMGGLIPSWEDFYDNVNDVSKPIQMGAVFMQAAHLTGQQINSHIWFDDPPASSYPACLAVKAAALQSEQIAARYLKEVRHTLMIDGLNIARKEVLVNIAMQMKDILNTERFLNDLSGQVTIANFKKDLEEIIVKNIRRFPSLVITNAHGRGVIMVGNRPLDAILSGIDQLTR; the protein is encoded by the coding sequence ATGACTAACAAAACTGAAAAGGTAGATAATCAAATTCAGAATACCCCTCCGGTAGTAGAAGGGAAACTCGGTATCGTATACTATACAGATCCTTTGTGCTGCTGGAGTTGGGTATTTGAGCCGGTATGGGAGGCTCTGCAGACGATGCTGGCTGAGCAGGCAACCTTTCGGTATTGTATGGGCGGCCTTATTCCATCGTGGGAAGATTTTTATGACAACGTCAACGACGTAAGTAAACCAATACAAATGGGAGCTGTTTTTATGCAGGCTGCTCATCTGACCGGCCAGCAGATCAATAGCCATATCTGGTTTGATGATCCCCCAGCCTCTTCATATCCAGCCTGTTTAGCAGTAAAAGCCGCAGCGTTACAGTCAGAGCAGATAGCCGCACGTTACTTAAAAGAAGTGCGTCACACGCTGATGATAGATGGACTGAATATCGCTAGGAAAGAGGTACTTGTGAATATAGCAATGCAAATGAAAGACATTTTAAATACGGAAAGATTTCTGAATGATTTGTCAGGACAAGTAACGATCGCCAATTTCAAGAAAGATCTGGAAGAAATAATCGTAAAGAATATACGCCGTTTTCCATCCCTGGTGATTACAAATGCCCACGGACGAGGTGTGATAATGGTCGGCAACAGGCCGCTGGATGCAATCCTTTCTGGAATTGATCAATTGACAAGATAA
- a CDS encoding manganese catalase family protein, with protein sequence MFYHVKELQFNARVSKTDPAFASLLLEQFGGANGELAAAMRYFMQAFSARNPYPDKYDMLMDIATEEFSHLEIVGATIQMLLQGINGDLKNAAENSEIMHLLNGKAAKEDFIHQAIMSPQFKVSTGGGPALTNSEGVPWTAAYINGDANGDLTVDLRSDIAAESRAKITYEYLLQFTNDPDVKSTLQFLMTREIAHYQMFEAALQTIQPDFPPGVLQGDPRYSNLYFNMSSGSTVRGPWNEGISTQLGETWQYIDDPVSHILQTNGLLDQQVNGTDRSINTNARLDKEMSQIKSEEVRLATPPGPQQWSGNADASKNMK encoded by the coding sequence ATGTTTTATCATGTAAAAGAATTACAGTTCAATGCCAGAGTCAGTAAGACCGATCCGGCATTTGCCAGCCTTTTATTGGAACAATTTGGTGGGGCCAACGGAGAGCTGGCGGCTGCCATGAGGTACTTCATGCAAGCTTTCAGCGCAAGAAACCCATATCCGGACAAATATGATATGCTGATGGATATTGCTACCGAAGAATTCAGTCATCTTGAAATAGTAGGAGCAACTATACAGATGTTGTTACAGGGGATTAACGGAGATCTTAAAAATGCTGCTGAAAACTCAGAGATCATGCATTTACTTAATGGTAAGGCAGCAAAGGAGGATTTTATCCACCAGGCGATAATGAGCCCGCAATTTAAAGTTTCAACGGGAGGGGGACCCGCGTTAACAAATTCGGAGGGAGTACCTTGGACGGCCGCCTACATTAACGGAGATGCAAATGGAGATTTGACGGTAGATCTCCGCTCAGATATCGCCGCGGAATCCAGAGCCAAGATCACCTACGAATATTTATTGCAATTCACAAATGATCCCGATGTAAAGTCAACTTTACAATTTTTGATGACAAGAGAGATAGCACATTATCAGATGTTTGAAGCTGCTTTACAAACAATTCAGCCTGATTTTCCACCGGGCGTATTGCAAGGTGATCCCAGGTATAGTAATCTTTATTTCAATATGTCTAGTGGCTCCACTGTACGCGGACCCTGGAATGAGGGCATCAGTACTCAATTAGGAGAAACCTGGCAATATATTGATGACCCTGTCAGTCATATTTTACAAACAAACGGACTTCTTGATCAACAGGTAAATGGAACGGACAGAAGCATTAACACAAACGCCAGACTTGATAAAGAGATGAGTCAGATAAAAAGCGAAGAGGTCAGGTTGGCAACACCTCCGGGCCCTCAGCAATGGAGCGGAAATGCAGATGCAAGTAAAAATATGAAATAA
- a CDS encoding DUF4142 domain-containing protein, translating to MKEHLDHISTATVAFITDAAVITEEEINTGKAAIKKARNFRTKQYAKKAVEDHTNFYNELQSLASQTGVTLPAPNTHKGLETLNTDTDFDKAYIKQSISNHRKLLERINIASASDEDSVSTLSMRALPVMETCLSDANIVLQDFRKQMNNRDISHN from the coding sequence ATGAAAGAGCATCTTGACCATATCAGCACTGCTACGGTCGCGTTTATTACAGACGCGGCTGTTATTACGGAAGAAGAGATTAATACCGGTAAAGCTGCGATAAAAAAGGCCAGGAACTTCCGAACGAAACAATACGCTAAAAAAGCGGTAGAAGACCATACCAACTTCTACAATGAGTTACAGTCACTTGCTAGTCAAACGGGTGTAACGCTTCCTGCTCCTAATACTCATAAAGGACTGGAGACCTTAAATACCGATACGGATTTTGATAAAGCATATATTAAACAAAGTATTAGTAATCACAGAAAGCTCCTTGAAAGAATAAATATTGCTTCCGCTTCGGACGAAGACAGCGTTAGCACCTTATCTATGCGGGCTTTACCTGTAATGGAAACATGCCTCTCAGATGCAAATATTGTATTACAGGATTTCAGGAAACAGATGAACAATAGAGATATTTCACACAATTAA
- a CDS encoding YciE/YciF ferroxidase family protein: MQTVTDTSANSKLEVFFITMLQEIYWSEQNLINVLSTMTISATHPELIQAFDLHKRQTEEHVRIVERVFNMLDRVPEALPSAGLQGLFDEGWQVIDETEAGTSQRDVALIIAAQKVEHYEIACYGSLVTIAATLGLTKVVDELRVILTEEKETDATLTIIAESKINVQASEEKV, translated from the coding sequence ATGCAGACAGTAACAGACACATCGGCCAATTCCAAGCTGGAAGTATTTTTTATAACAATGTTACAAGAAATTTACTGGTCAGAACAAAACCTGATAAACGTACTATCAACCATGACAATATCGGCTACTCATCCTGAGCTGATACAAGCTTTTGATCTGCATAAGCGCCAGACAGAGGAACATGTCCGTATTGTGGAGCGGGTGTTTAATATGCTGGACAGAGTACCAGAAGCTTTGCCATCTGCTGGATTGCAGGGATTATTTGATGAGGGTTGGCAGGTGATTGATGAAACAGAAGCTGGCACATCTCAAAGGGATGTCGCACTGATCATAGCTGCCCAGAAAGTAGAACATTATGAAATAGCGTGTTATGGCAGCCTGGTTACCATCGCTGCTACGCTGGGGTTGACGAAGGTTGTTGATGAGCTGAGAGTAATATTGACAGAAGAAAAAGAAACAGATGCTACCCTAACGATCATTGCCGAAAGTAAGATCAACGTACAAGCCAGCGAAGAAAAAGTATAA
- a CDS encoding DUF4838 domain-containing protein → MRRFMFSFLFSITAYLLTACGQNSADILLVEQGRSLYVIVTPAEPTKAESKAASILRDYIQRISGAKLTLLTEDQYKKEIPAIFVGNTEHKSGPANIKAEGYYVATHNNALYVRGGSGQGVVYGIYHLLQTYLGCRKDDQGPATVPASKNIRLKDNIADLQEPAFVYRETYYPASFDAEYLSWHKLHRFEDLWGLWGHSFFKLVPPKDYFKGHPEYYSLVNGKRQAQQLCLSNENVYNLVTAWFKKAIAGNPDAMYWSVAPEDGNGACTCDLCRQVDKEEGGPQGSLIRFVNRVAKQFPEQRFTTLAYGYTAKAPLKTRPAANVYIMLSTIDAFRHQPLEQEPSAAGFRKNLIDWEKVTENIFIWDYTTQFTNYISPFPDYNNLQPNLQYFSAHRVKGVFSQGSGETLGDMAAWNSYAQSCLLWKPDADIAQEKENFLKGYYGAAATYVGQYIEALTNAVKSTHSSLDIYGNPFFSAGQYLSPALIEQYSALLDKAAASVNDKDMLQQRVNTLRLSLEYVILQQSRFYGTEKYGYLQPDGMVQPGWKQRVKQFVAQCKKNGVTELSEGGLSPDAYEAEWQEWLARKWSPGIALGASVALVNPFTPEYTPKKERTLTDGLTGGKDFSYNWLFTYGKDMIATIDLGSTKTTTQIEMNFLQDARHYIFNPLSILIETSADGQHFTKVAQKEIPLPDEDYSVQINHYTFATGSSAARYIRVTAQCPPTLPIWRLVGGKKPALCCDEIRIQ, encoded by the coding sequence ATGCGGAGATTTATGTTTAGCTTCCTGTTTTCAATTACCGCCTACTTATTAACTGCCTGTGGGCAGAACAGTGCAGATATCTTACTGGTAGAGCAGGGGCGTAGTCTATACGTGATCGTTACACCCGCCGAACCTACTAAAGCAGAAAGTAAGGCTGCCAGCATCCTCCGGGACTATATACAACGGATATCTGGCGCAAAGTTGACGTTACTTACAGAAGACCAGTACAAAAAAGAAATCCCCGCAATATTTGTGGGTAACACTGAACATAAATCCGGGCCGGCAAACATCAAAGCAGAGGGCTATTACGTAGCTACTCACAACAATGCCCTGTATGTCAGAGGTGGAAGTGGACAAGGTGTTGTATATGGTATATACCACCTGTTACAAACATACCTGGGCTGCCGCAAAGATGATCAGGGGCCAGCCACCGTTCCCGCCTCTAAAAACATTCGACTGAAAGATAATATTGCCGACCTGCAGGAGCCTGCTTTTGTATATAGGGAAACCTACTACCCAGCTTCCTTTGACGCAGAATACCTGTCCTGGCATAAATTGCATCGTTTTGAAGATTTGTGGGGGCTATGGGGACATTCCTTTTTTAAACTGGTGCCTCCCAAAGATTATTTCAAAGGACATCCGGAATACTATTCCTTGGTCAACGGTAAACGACAGGCCCAACAGCTTTGCCTAAGCAACGAAAACGTGTATAATTTAGTCACAGCCTGGTTTAAAAAAGCTATTGCCGGGAATCCTGATGCTATGTATTGGTCTGTGGCACCAGAAGATGGGAACGGTGCCTGCACTTGTGATCTTTGCCGGCAGGTGGATAAAGAAGAGGGCGGGCCTCAGGGCTCGCTGATACGATTTGTTAATCGTGTGGCGAAACAATTCCCCGAGCAACGGTTTACTACATTGGCTTATGGGTATACGGCAAAGGCGCCGCTGAAAACAAGACCTGCAGCGAATGTCTATATCATGCTTAGTACTATAGATGCCTTTCGCCATCAACCATTAGAACAAGAACCTTCAGCTGCAGGTTTTCGTAAAAACCTGATAGATTGGGAAAAGGTAACGGAAAATATATTTATCTGGGATTATACCACTCAGTTTACCAATTATATAAGTCCTTTCCCCGATTATAATAACCTCCAACCTAATCTTCAGTATTTCTCTGCTCATCGTGTTAAAGGCGTGTTTTCGCAAGGTAGTGGAGAAACCCTGGGAGATATGGCCGCCTGGAATAGTTATGCGCAATCGTGCCTGTTGTGGAAACCAGATGCCGATATTGCGCAAGAAAAGGAAAACTTTTTGAAAGGCTATTACGGAGCCGCCGCTACTTATGTTGGTCAATATATCGAGGCACTCACCAATGCTGTTAAAAGTACACATAGCTCGCTGGATATATATGGCAATCCCTTTTTCAGCGCCGGTCAATATCTTTCTCCTGCCCTGATCGAACAATACAGCGCATTGCTGGATAAAGCCGCAGCTAGCGTCAATGATAAGGATATGCTGCAGCAAAGGGTCAATACACTTCGGCTCTCACTGGAATACGTGATACTGCAGCAATCCCGTTTCTATGGTACAGAAAAATATGGTTACCTGCAACCCGATGGGATGGTACAGCCTGGGTGGAAGCAACGGGTAAAACAGTTTGTAGCACAGTGTAAGAAAAATGGCGTAACCGAATTGTCAGAAGGAGGACTTTCGCCAGACGCATATGAAGCGGAATGGCAGGAGTGGCTGGCTCGCAAATGGTCACCCGGAATCGCTTTGGGAGCATCTGTTGCACTCGTGAATCCTTTTACACCAGAGTATACCCCCAAAAAGGAACGTACACTGACAGATGGCCTGACCGGAGGCAAAGACTTTAGCTATAACTGGCTGTTTACCTACGGTAAGGATATGATCGCAACAATCGATCTGGGCAGTACAAAAACAACGACCCAGATCGAAATGAATTTTTTACAGGATGCCAGGCATTATATTTTTAATCCATTATCGATTCTGATAGAGACGTCTGCAGATGGACAACACTTTACGAAAGTAGCACAGAAGGAGATTCCACTCCCTGATGAAGATTATTCCGTACAGATCAACCATTATACTTTTGCCACTGGTTCCTCTGCTGCCAGATATATCCGTGTTACCGCCCAATGTCCGCCAACACTGCCGATATGGAGGCTGGTAGGAGGTAAGAAGCCGGCTTTGTGCTGCGATGAGATACGTATCCAATAA